A region from the Lolium perenne isolate Kyuss_39 chromosome 4, Kyuss_2.0, whole genome shotgun sequence genome encodes:
- the LOC127348207 gene encoding uncharacterized protein — MGKIQNLRQDHRMLKSLGLFKNEAMRMPGDESTTHPPEGFRCFLGIHLHWGLRKRIFYLHRNNSKNTIYNVGGGCICVRPEARYFDVKFANSVQGWRKKWLYVKDESSDAQEYGLAPFDPSEDIQRRKSWDAEAIAEEIAATESLIARIRALQNTEGEELSDSDKVSEDLPLKDLERITALFLLFLPFLKVEMCLSEPSLLMTCKRLLLSRAKPQILKRTRVPLMKYRDKNKFLFPPKQTLLLLRLIQISIRGKKTLTKKIPASQNCLNRLLRNLHPRNLILSALLLSDDEELPEADAFEPAPTSTSHMLVLFEDPKVSVEAASPQPSPRAPKKKPRTSASPRVVAASGNIPTSILNDPLMKEMSDMTSRFIGFRDEAESLRRNLHLPEDRAAELERKLQDNEEARLNAEKKAATVDDLRERLHEAENALSQREQQITQREHGIVARLQTQSSRFSTERIGEKYILNEDKEEDPLLEDFLVDLGMVLL; from the exons ATGGGAAAGATCCAAAATCTCCGCCAGGATCACCGGATGCTCAAGAGTCTGGGCCTGTTCAAGAACGAGGCCATGCGGATGCCAGGAGACGAGAGTACTACCCATCCTCCTGAAGGATTCCGG TGTTTCCTTGGCATCCACCTCCACTGGGGCCTGAGGAAACGCATCTTCTACCTACACCGCAACAATTCGAAGAACACCATCTACAATGTGGGTGGCGGTTGTATCTGTGTTCGGCCGGAAGCCAGATATTTTGATGTTAAATTTGCCaactccgtccaaggctggcgcaagaAATGGCTATATGTCAAGGATGAATCTTCGGATGCTCAGGAATATGGCCTTGCCCCTTTCGACCCATCAGAAGATATCCAGAGGCGCAAAtcttgggacgcggaggccatagCCGAAGAAATAGCGGCCACCGAGTCCTTGATTGCTCGTATCCGCGCACTGCAAAACACTGAAGGGGAAGAATTGTCGG ATTCTGATAAGGTTTCCGAAGACCTTCCCTTGAAGGATTTGGAAAG AATCACCGCGCTCtttcttctcttcctccccttcctgaaggtggagatgtGCCTGAGCGAGCCATCATTACTGATGACTTGCAAGAGGCTTCTGTTATCGAGAGCGAAGCCGCAGATTCTGAAAAGGACGCGGGTTCCTCTCATGAAATATCGGGATAAGAACAAGTTTCTGTTTCCTCCCAAACAAACTCTTCTCCTCCTTCGGCTTATCCAGATAAGCATAAGAGGGAAAAAAACTCTGACGAAGAAAATTCCGGCGAGTCAAAACTGCCTCAACCGGCTGCTGAGGAATCTACACCCGAGGAATTTGATCCTTTCGGCGCTGCTGCTGTC GGACGACGAAGAACTTCCAGAGGCTGATGCTTTCGAGCCAGCTCCTACTAGCACATCTCACATGCTAGTTCTATTCGAGGACCCGAAAGTTTCAGTGGAAGCTGCGAGTCCTCAGCCAAGCCCCCGAGCCCCAAAGAAGAAACCAAGAACTAGTGCTTCTCCTCGAGTGGTCGCTGCTTCCGGGAATATCCCTACTTCTATTCTCAACGAT cctttgatgaaggagatgTCCGACATGACCTCCCGTTTTATCGGGTTTCGCGACGAGGCCGAATCTCTAAGAA GAAATCTGCACCTTCCGGAGGATCGTGCCGCAGAACTTGAGAGAAAACTCCAAGACAACGAAGAAGCTCGGCTCAATGCTGAGAAAAAGGCCGCAACTGTTGATGATCTTCGGGAGCGGCTCCATGAAGCCGAAAATGCTTTGAGTCAAAGAGAACAACAAATCACCCAAAGGGAACATGGTATTGTTGCACGCCTGCAGACACAATCTTCCAGATTCTCAA CAGAAAGAATTGGTGAGAAGTATATCCTCAATGAAGACAAAGAAGAGGACCCTCTCTTGGAAGACTTTCTTGTTGATCTGGGaatggtcttgttgtga